In a single window of the Candidatus Nanosynbacter featherlites genome:
- a CDS encoding M1 family metallopeptidase encodes MTKLKHLLDTFTPQHYNLTLDLTRAEEKSFSGTVIISGESTDQSISLHAKDLTIHSALIDDRPAEFSHGEFDELQLSRPDLSSGQHTVRIDFSGTITDAMHGLYPCYFTHDGIKKQLFATQFESHHAREVFPCVDEPAAKATYDVTLVTAPDLTVLGNMPVAETSEKDGALTTTFATTPRMSSYLLAFVVGELHKKTAHTTSGVEVNVWATPAQSEETLNFALDIATRSIDFYDEYFGVPYPLPKSDHVALPDFSSGAMENWGLITYRESCLLADPKLTPESSKRFIATVIAHELSHQWFGNLVTMQWWNDLWLNESFANMMEYVAVDALHPEWRMWEEFAASDVTIALRRDSMDGVQPVQTDVSHPDEISTLFDPAIVYAKGGRLLVMVRRLIGEEAFRTGLKSYFEKFAYQNTVGNDLWRELETASGQPIIALMNTWISQPGLPIVQVERNNSDEQPTTTLRQERFFIGDYQPSDALWPIPLFANQPLDDEILTEREKTFTIEKPLQLNCGLNGHFVTKYDTAIREQLLANIHELPTLDKICLLQDATLLARAGFESSASLLPLALSLKHETNEKVFDMAAGALAELRKFIDDDDDGKAHLKRISGEFARATFDELGWDETPGESDDDRERRVTALGLMIYSEDQVVLAEAKRRFDGQPLEELPTEIRSLIISANVRHFETPEMIDSLFQTYQQTPSNDLQADITLGLTATKNPETAQKILTNIKRPDIIRPQDASRWFVYLIRTHESRQLTWNWLKDNWQWVETTFAGDKSYDDFIRYAAIGLTTGGELADFRRFFEPMLSIPALTRTIELGITEIAARVELIERDKAGVLSALRVAL; translated from the coding sequence ATGACAAAACTCAAGCATTTACTCGACACATTCACGCCTCAGCACTATAACCTAACCCTCGACTTGACACGCGCCGAGGAAAAATCGTTTTCTGGCACAGTGATTATTTCCGGCGAGTCGACCGACCAGTCGATTTCGCTACACGCCAAAGATTTGACTATTCACTCGGCGTTGATCGATGACCGGCCTGCTGAGTTCTCTCATGGTGAATTTGATGAATTACAGCTGTCGCGCCCAGACCTATCCAGCGGTCAGCACACCGTTCGCATCGACTTTTCTGGCACCATCACCGATGCTATGCACGGACTGTATCCGTGCTACTTTACCCACGACGGCATCAAAAAACAGCTGTTTGCCACCCAGTTTGAATCACATCACGCTCGCGAGGTGTTCCCGTGTGTTGACGAGCCAGCTGCCAAAGCGACGTACGACGTCACGCTCGTAACCGCACCAGATTTGACCGTCCTTGGCAATATGCCCGTCGCTGAAACATCTGAGAAAGACGGCGCGCTGACAACCACTTTTGCCACCACACCGCGGATGAGCAGCTACCTCCTTGCCTTTGTCGTCGGTGAGCTACACAAAAAGACCGCTCATACCACCTCTGGCGTCGAGGTAAATGTTTGGGCAACACCAGCACAAAGCGAGGAGACTCTGAATTTTGCACTAGACATCGCCACCCGCTCAATTGATTTTTATGATGAATATTTTGGCGTACCATATCCGCTGCCAAAGTCTGACCACGTGGCGCTGCCAGATTTCTCGTCGGGTGCCATGGAAAACTGGGGGCTCATCACCTACCGCGAAAGTTGCCTGTTGGCTGACCCGAAATTAACGCCAGAATCATCCAAACGCTTCATCGCCACTGTCATCGCTCACGAACTCAGCCACCAGTGGTTTGGTAATCTGGTGACTATGCAGTGGTGGAACGACCTGTGGCTAAACGAAAGCTTCGCCAACATGATGGAATACGTAGCAGTCGACGCGCTACATCCTGAATGGCGGATGTGGGAAGAGTTTGCCGCTAGCGACGTCACCATAGCCCTTCGGCGCGATAGTATGGATGGTGTACAGCCAGTGCAAACTGATGTTAGTCATCCGGATGAAATCAGTACGTTGTTTGATCCGGCAATTGTCTACGCCAAAGGCGGGCGACTGCTGGTGATGGTACGGCGGCTGATTGGCGAGGAAGCGTTTCGCACAGGACTAAAGTCATATTTTGAAAAATTTGCTTACCAAAACACTGTCGGTAATGATTTGTGGCGGGAGCTAGAAACCGCCAGCGGCCAGCCAATTATTGCACTGATGAATACCTGGATTTCACAGCCAGGGTTGCCAATCGTGCAGGTCGAGCGAAATAATTCTGACGAGCAACCCACCACCACGCTGCGCCAAGAACGATTTTTCATCGGTGACTATCAGCCATCCGATGCCTTGTGGCCAATTCCATTGTTCGCCAACCAGCCACTTGATGACGAAATTTTGACCGAGCGCGAAAAGACATTCACCATTGAAAAACCGCTGCAGCTGAATTGCGGACTGAACGGGCATTTCGTGACCAAATATGATACTGCTATTCGTGAGCAACTGCTAGCCAACATTCACGAACTACCTACTCTGGACAAAATCTGCCTACTCCAAGACGCTACATTGCTAGCTCGGGCTGGATTTGAAAGTTCAGCTTCACTCCTGCCACTGGCGCTATCGCTGAAACATGAAACCAACGAAAAGGTTTTCGACATGGCGGCTGGTGCACTAGCGGAGCTACGCAAATTTATTGACGATGATGACGACGGCAAAGCCCACTTGAAGCGAATTTCTGGTGAGTTTGCCCGTGCTACGTTTGACGAACTGGGCTGGGACGAAACGCCTGGTGAATCTGACGACGACCGCGAGCGACGCGTTACCGCCCTGGGACTGATGATCTATAGCGAAGACCAGGTAGTGCTGGCGGAAGCCAAGCGGCGGTTTGACGGTCAACCCCTCGAGGAATTACCAACAGAAATCCGTTCACTAATCATCAGTGCCAATGTGCGACACTTTGAGACACCAGAGATGATTGATAGCCTGTTCCAAACCTACCAGCAGACGCCATCAAACGACCTGCAAGCCGACATCACCCTGGGACTTACTGCTACCAAAAACCCTGAAACTGCGCAAAAAATCCTTACAAATATCAAGCGCCCTGATATCATTCGTCCGCAAGATGCCAGCCGTTGGTTTGTCTATCTCATCCGCACTCACGAAAGCCGCCAGCTCACCTGGAATTGGCTGAAAGACAATTGGCAGTGGGTCGAAACAACCTTTGCTGGTGATAAAAGCTACGACGATTTCATCCGCTACGCCGCCATTGGACTGACAACCGGCGGTGAATTAGCTGACTTCCGCCGCTTCTTTGAGCCGATGCTGAGTATCCCGGCCCTGACCAGGACGATTGAGCTGGGCATCACAGAAATCGCAGCCCGGGTTGAGTTGATTGAGCGAGACAAGGCGGGCGTGCTCTCTGCTTTGCGAGTGGCACTGTGA
- a CDS encoding ribonuclease HII, translated as MILGIDEVGRGPWAGPLVVGAVILGGAEIEGLDDSKKLTKKRREVLDKVIREQAAAWALGWVSAKELDDVGMSQALRLATRRAVKQIQTQCKEKNLAFDEIIIDGTVNFLADTALEQYVTVMAKADGLVPSVSAASIIAKVARDQFMAEQDAVYPEYGFASNAGYGVAKHRAAIERLGVTPLHRLSFAPLQKYMEAGSLPSSVRVHFSLAFPLEMSRERSAETSTTRDIGNAGEQAAADWLAADGHEIIARNWRTRYCEIDIVSVKDDVLWFTEVKYRKNDDFGGGLGAITAKKQQQMRFAAELFIAKHPQYEGCDMRLLAVAVEGDPPMVREQVILE; from the coding sequence ATGATCCTCGGCATTGATGAAGTTGGGCGCGGGCCATGGGCGGGACCGCTGGTAGTTGGCGCAGTGATTTTGGGCGGTGCTGAGATTGAGGGTTTGGATGATAGTAAAAAGTTAACTAAAAAACGCCGCGAGGTGCTGGATAAGGTAATTCGTGAGCAGGCGGCTGCGTGGGCGCTGGGCTGGGTGAGTGCCAAGGAATTGGACGACGTTGGCATGAGTCAGGCGCTAAGGCTGGCGACACGGCGAGCGGTCAAGCAAATTCAGACGCAGTGCAAAGAGAAGAACTTGGCATTTGATGAAATTATCATTGACGGGACGGTCAATTTTCTGGCGGATACAGCGCTGGAGCAATATGTGACGGTGATGGCCAAGGCCGACGGTTTGGTTCCTAGTGTGTCGGCGGCGTCGATTATCGCCAAGGTGGCGCGTGACCAGTTCATGGCCGAGCAAGATGCAGTCTATCCAGAGTACGGCTTCGCGTCAAATGCTGGCTATGGCGTGGCGAAGCACCGTGCGGCGATTGAACGGTTGGGCGTGACGCCGCTACATCGGTTGAGTTTTGCGCCGCTACAGAAGTATATGGAGGCGGGTTCGCTACCGTCCTCCGTCAGAGTACACTTTTCACTCGCATTTCCGCTGGAGATGTCTCGTGAGCGTTCGGCTGAAACGTCCACTACTCGCGACATTGGCAACGCGGGTGAGCAGGCCGCCGCGGACTGGCTGGCGGCGGACGGACATGAGATTATCGCTCGCAACTGGCGGACGCGGTACTGCGAAATTGATATTGTCAGCGTGAAAGATGACGTGCTGTGGTTTACTGAGGTTAAATATCGAAAAAACGATGACTTTGGTGGTGGGCTGGGGGCGATTACCGCCAAAAAACAGCAGCAAATGCGCTTTGCGGCTGAATTATTCATAGCAAAGCATCCGCAATATGAAGGATGCGACATGCGATTATTGGCGGTGGCTGTCGAGGGTGATCCACCGATGGTAAGAGAACAGGTAATATTAGAGTAA
- the rplS gene encoding 50S ribosomal protein L19: MSFELINKVNQAQKKQAVVDARSGDTVRVYQKIKEGNKERIQMFEGVVIRTDNKGSHTSRITVRKIASGVGVEKSFLLHSPLIEKVEIVRRAKVRRKFLSFLRKRSGKSARLTAKNFDRVAVNNVHDAKAEAEAERLKEEAAQAAAAKQAEKDAAQAELDAKAAEVEARHKEA, encoded by the coding sequence ATGAGTTTTGAGCTAATCAACAAAGTCAATCAAGCACAGAAAAAGCAAGCAGTTGTTGACGCCCGCAGCGGTGACACTGTTCGTGTTTACCAGAAGATTAAAGAAGGCAATAAAGAGCGTATCCAGATGTTTGAAGGTGTGGTCATCCGCACTGACAACAAAGGCTCGCACACCTCACGCATCACCGTTCGTAAAATCGCCTCAGGTGTTGGTGTGGAAAAATCATTCTTGCTGCACAGCCCGCTGATTGAAAAGGTGGAAATCGTCCGCCGTGCCAAGGTTCGCCGCAAGTTCCTCAGCTTCCTACGTAAGCGTTCTGGTAAATCAGCTCGCCTGACCGCCAAAAACTTTGACCGCGTGGCTGTCAATAACGTGCACGACGCCAAGGCTGAAGCAGAAGCTGAACGCTTGAAAGAGGAAGCTGCACAAGCTGCCGCTGCCAAGCAGGCTGAAAAAGACGCTGCTCAGGCAGAACTTGACGCCAAGGCTGCTGAAGTAGAAGCTCGCCATAAAGAAGCGTAA
- a CDS encoding NAD(P)-dependent malic enzyme: MDYNKLALELHEKYKGKITTSLRDQEELDRDKLSSYYSPGVGAVSQAIAENPADLPKYTWTNNLVGVISDGSAILGLGDLGPKAAMPVMEGKALLFKHFANVDAVPVVLDVHEPEEIIATIKAIAPSFGAINLEDIAAPKCFEIEEHLKAELDIPVFHDDQHGTAVVVLAGLINAAKLTGRNLADCKFVVIGAGAAGTAIIKLLHLYGARNIVAVDSRGIVGSSRTDLNAEKTALLEYIDASQAGSIEDAITDADVFIGVSRAGLLTPELVQKMAEHPIIFALANPVPEIMPDVARQAGAAVVATGRSDFPNQVNNSLAFPGIFRGALDNGVKKITDQHKLAAAEALAGLVENPTADEIIPSPFDERVPSTVAAVIQ; this comes from the coding sequence ATGGATTACAACAAATTAGCACTTGAATTACACGAAAAATATAAGGGCAAAATCACCACCAGTTTGCGTGACCAGGAGGAGCTGGACCGCGATAAATTGAGCTCATACTACAGCCCGGGAGTGGGTGCGGTCAGCCAAGCAATTGCCGAAAACCCGGCGGACTTGCCAAAATATACTTGGACGAATAATTTGGTCGGTGTCATCTCTGATGGCTCGGCCATCTTGGGCTTGGGCGATTTGGGGCCAAAAGCCGCCATGCCAGTCATGGAAGGCAAGGCGCTGTTGTTCAAGCACTTCGCCAATGTCGACGCTGTGCCAGTTGTCCTGGATGTTCACGAACCAGAGGAAATTATCGCTACGATCAAAGCAATTGCGCCGAGTTTTGGCGCTATCAACCTGGAGGACATCGCTGCACCAAAGTGTTTTGAGATTGAAGAGCACCTGAAGGCTGAGCTGGACATCCCCGTATTTCACGACGACCAGCACGGTACGGCGGTCGTGGTGTTGGCGGGGCTGATCAATGCCGCGAAATTAACCGGACGAAATTTGGCGGACTGTAAATTTGTGGTCATTGGCGCGGGCGCAGCTGGCACGGCCATCATTAAATTATTGCATCTATACGGCGCAAGGAACATTGTGGCGGTAGATAGCCGCGGCATTGTTGGCTCGTCTCGCACGGACTTGAATGCGGAAAAAACTGCGCTTCTAGAATACATCGACGCTTCGCAAGCCGGCTCCATCGAAGACGCCATCACTGATGCCGACGTGTTCATCGGCGTGTCGCGCGCTGGGCTACTCACGCCGGAATTGGTGCAGAAAATGGCTGAGCATCCAATTATCTTTGCCCTGGCCAACCCAGTGCCAGAAATCATGCCAGATGTCGCCCGACAAGCCGGTGCCGCTGTTGTCGCCACTGGGCGCAGCGATTTTCCAAACCAAGTCAATAATTCCCTGGCCTTCCCGGGTATCTTCCGTGGTGCACTAGACAATGGCGTGAAAAAAATCACCGACCAGCACAAACTGGCTGCTGCTGAAGCTTTGGCTGGGTTGGTCGAAAACCCAACTGCTGATGAGATCATCCCTTCGCCGTTTGATGAGCGAGTGCCGTCAACCGTTGCTGCAGTGATACAGTAA
- a CDS encoding GspE/PulE family protein, whose amino-acid sequence MDEDSIQIRRRQQDEDATRKRASILGLQYLDTRSFEADLPLERDILTIDEMYKGRIIPLAHNDTDLSYRFGVTSQTPQSLIAKMTKDYREVGKVAHFFLISGAAFRSFMLRFDPPKSIVYDDIEIAKEGDSETLQQVSQTLATVSSNDVFNYIVDQADRLGASDIHIENQRESIRIRMRVDGALHPVAELSRDRYRVIMATLASRANISTAATEPQSGHMQQEIYRDGASHLLNLRVEAVPTVYGQDVVMRLFNFDTAMLNLDLLSITPAERAQIDEVISHPRGMVLMVGPTGSGKSTTLYSILNALNTTNRKIITLEDPVENTIPGVTQIPIDTTAGQEFADGLRSVLRMDPDVVMVGEIRDNETARTAIQASITGHLVLSSFHANSTAAAFSRMIDMIGQNPIFSSAVRLLIAQRLVRRLHDDSKEEYEPDEATRRWVKETLKGIPDTVDCPDLDTFKLWRPVSTPEAPFGYKGRIPVMEQLIVTEEIQKFLRGDIVDIHAEAIEEVAKKQGTITLLQAGVLAALRGETTIEEVNRVI is encoded by the coding sequence ATGGATGAAGATTCTATTCAAATACGTCGTCGCCAGCAAGACGAAGATGCTACCAGGAAACGAGCGTCAATTTTAGGCTTGCAATATTTAGATACCCGCAGTTTTGAGGCTGACTTGCCGCTGGAACGAGATATTTTGACAATTGATGAGATGTACAAAGGGCGTATCATCCCCCTAGCGCACAATGACACTGATCTGTCCTACCGTTTTGGCGTAACTTCGCAGACGCCTCAGTCGTTGATTGCTAAAATGACAAAGGATTATCGCGAAGTTGGTAAAGTTGCACACTTTTTCTTGATATCAGGCGCGGCTTTTCGTTCATTTATGCTACGGTTCGATCCGCCAAAGAGTATCGTCTATGATGACATTGAAATTGCCAAAGAAGGCGACAGCGAGACGCTGCAACAGGTGAGCCAAACACTGGCAACGGTCAGTTCAAATGATGTTTTTAATTATATCGTTGATCAAGCTGATAGATTAGGCGCATCCGACATTCACATTGAAAATCAGCGTGAGTCAATCCGCATCCGCATGCGTGTTGATGGCGCACTGCACCCAGTGGCTGAGCTCAGTCGTGACCGCTACCGTGTCATCATGGCTACCTTAGCTTCCCGTGCGAATATTTCTACGGCTGCGACCGAACCGCAGTCTGGACACATGCAGCAGGAGATCTATCGTGACGGTGCTTCGCATCTGCTGAACTTGCGTGTTGAGGCAGTCCCGACGGTGTATGGCCAAGACGTGGTGATGCGTTTGTTTAACTTTGATACCGCCATGTTAAATCTGGACCTATTAAGTATTACTCCGGCTGAGCGCGCCCAAATTGATGAAGTTATTTCGCATCCACGCGGTATGGTTTTGATGGTTGGTCCGACGGGATCTGGTAAGTCAACCACGCTTTACAGCATTTTGAACGCACTGAATACCACTAACCGTAAAATCATCACCCTGGAAGATCCAGTGGAAAACACCATTCCTGGCGTGACACAAATCCCCATTGACACCACGGCTGGGCAGGAATTTGCCGACGGTCTTCGCAGTGTCTTGCGTATGGACCCGGACGTAGTGATGGTGGGTGAGATTCGTGACAATGAGACGGCGCGTACTGCCATTCAGGCGTCGATCACCGGACACTTGGTCTTGAGTTCATTCCACGCTAATTCAACAGCGGCAGCGTTTAGTCGTATGATTGATATGATTGGGCAAAATCCTATCTTTAGCTCGGCGGTGCGGCTACTGATCGCTCAGCGATTGGTCAGGCGACTGCATGACGACAGTAAAGAAGAATACGAGCCAGATGAAGCTACTCGCCGTTGGGTAAAGGAGACACTGAAAGGAATTCCTGACACGGTTGATTGCCCAGATTTGGACACATTTAAGTTGTGGCGACCAGTGTCGACGCCAGAAGCACCATTTGGCTATAAGGGGCGTATCCCAGTGATGGAGCAGCTGATTGTGACCGAAGAAATTCAGAAGTTTTTGCGTGGAGACATTGTTGATATCCACGCCGAAGCTATTGAAGAAGTCGCTAAAAAGCAGGGGACTATTACGCTGCTGCAGGCTGGCGTACTGGCGGCGCTTCGCGGCGAAACCACCATAGAAGAAGTGAACCGCGTCATTTAG
- a CDS encoding TrmH family RNA methyltransferase — MRPEITLILHNIRSTHNVGAIFRTAEGLGVKRIVISGYTPFPDLTIINQPDPRLPHLVEKITKQIHKTALGAEQMVPFMRYETLEYWLEENERTGNLPIIALEQAPDSISLPDFTAPKAFALLLGEEVDGISAEHLARCTATVEIPMFGNKESFNVSVACGMALYQMICG, encoded by the coding sequence ATGCGACCAGAAATTACGCTTATTTTGCACAATATTCGTTCGACGCACAATGTCGGCGCTATCTTTCGTACGGCAGAAGGCCTGGGAGTAAAGCGAATTGTCATCAGTGGCTATACCCCGTTTCCAGATTTGACTATCATCAATCAACCAGACCCACGGCTGCCACACCTTGTTGAAAAGATAACCAAGCAAATTCACAAAACAGCATTAGGCGCTGAGCAAATGGTTCCATTTATGCGCTACGAGACGCTGGAATATTGGCTGGAGGAGAATGAGCGTACTGGCAATCTACCGATTATCGCACTGGAGCAGGCGCCAGATAGTATTTCGCTGCCAGATTTTACTGCACCAAAAGCGTTCGCGTTATTATTGGGCGAAGAAGTTGACGGCATATCGGCTGAGCATTTAGCGCGTTGCACCGCAACAGTAGAAATCCCAATGTTTGGCAATAAAGAATCATTCAATGTCAGCGTCGCCTGTGGCATGGCACTATATCAGATGATATGTGGCTGA